Part of the Candidatus Nanoarchaeia archaeon genome, CGGGGAAGCTTTGTCTCCCGCTACCCTCTCCGTATTGGTGAAAAAGTGGCGTTGTGGAAGGCGAAAAAGCTCCAGTAGCCTATTTCGCTGTCCATCCTCCGTCAACCACGAGGTTATGGCCGGTTATGAAGCTGGATTCATCCAGGGCAAGAAACAACGCAGCATTCCCGATATCTTCAGGCTTTCCGATCCTGCCAACAGGGGTATTCTGCAGGAACATCCTTGCCATTGCCTTATCCTTGAGCATCGGCTTTGTCATGTCAGTCTGGATCACTCCGGGATTGATGGCATTCACCGTGATGTTATGCTTTGCATAATCTAAGGCAGCTTCGCGTGTAAGCTCGGTTACCCCTCCCTTGGATGCGCAGTATGCGCTTGCGCCCTGGAAGCCGACAATGCCTGCTATTGATGAGATATTGATGATCCTCCCTCCCTTGCCCTGCTTCACCATCTGCTTCGCAGCGTGCTTCATGCCGAA contains:
- a CDS encoding SDR family NAD(P)-dependent oxidoreductase; this translates as MSIQTKRLQGKVAIVTGSKRGIGKGIAVAFAKEGCAVVVSDHKKTDDVNLTLQEIERCGAEALFVKADVSKERDIKALVEKTVKRFGKLNIMVNNAGIALMGSVDATTEKDWDKVMDVNLKGVFFGMKHAAKQMVKQGKGGRIINISSIAGIVGFQGASAYCASKGGVTELTREAALDYAKHNITVNAINPGVIQTDMTKPMLKDKAMARMFLQNTPVGRIGKPEDIGNAALFLALDESSFITGHNLVVDGGWTAK